In Haloarcula sp. H-GB4, a single genomic region encodes these proteins:
- a CDS encoding SRPBCC family protein gives MDVYERQVRVEAPLAEVWKFHATGDGLVALTPDWMNIRIEEERGPDGERNPDELTAGSVVESSIKPFSVPPRQQWVSNIVAREEGEDEAMFRDVMAEGPFPHWEHTHTFRALSDRETLVHDHVEFELPGGPLGQALGPFGCLGMEPMFRYRHQQTKELLEG, from the coding sequence ATGGACGTTTACGAGCGGCAGGTTCGCGTCGAAGCCCCGCTAGCAGAAGTCTGGAAATTCCACGCGACAGGCGACGGGCTGGTCGCGCTGACCCCCGACTGGATGAACATCCGCATCGAGGAAGAGCGGGGACCAGATGGTGAGCGGAACCCCGACGAACTGACCGCCGGGTCGGTCGTCGAATCCTCGATCAAGCCCTTTAGCGTGCCGCCGCGCCAGCAGTGGGTCTCGAACATCGTTGCCCGCGAAGAAGGCGAGGACGAAGCGATGTTCCGCGACGTGATGGCGGAAGGGCCGTTTCCCCACTGGGAACATACACACACCTTCCGTGCATTGAGTGACAGAGAAACGCTCGTCCATGACCACGTCGAGTTCGAACTGCCCGGCGGACCGCTCGGCCAGGCGCTCGGTCCCTTCGGCTGTCTCGGAATGGAACCGATGTTCCGGTATCGCCATCAGCAGACGA